One genomic segment of Hydrocarboniclastica marina includes these proteins:
- the rplS gene encoding 50S ribosomal protein L19, with translation MSGKNSIISQIEAEQMTRELPDFGPGDTVVVQVRVTEGNRERLQAFEGVVIGKRNRGMNSSFTVRKISYGVGVERTFQSFSKQIDSVQLKRRGDVRQAKLYYLRDLSGKAARIKEKLG, from the coding sequence ATGAGCGGCAAAAATAGTATCATCAGCCAGATTGAAGCCGAGCAGATGACTCGGGAACTGCCTGATTTCGGACCCGGCGATACGGTGGTGGTCCAGGTGCGTGTGACTGAGGGTAACCGCGAGCGTCTTCAGGCGTTCGAAGGGGTTGTTATCGGTAAGCGTAACCGGGGAATGAACTCTTCCTTTACCGTCCGCAAGATCTCGTATGGCGTTGGCGTGGAGCGGACCTTTCAGAGCTTCAGCAAGCAGATAGACAGCGTTCAGTTGAAGCGTCGTGGCGACGTTCGCCAGGCCAAGCTTTACTACTTGCGCGATCTGTCCGGCAAGGCGGCGCGTATCAAAGAAAAGCTGGGCTGA
- the rimM gene encoding ribosome maturation factor RimM (Essential for efficient processing of 16S rRNA), producing MGSASEETVLGRISAVFGIKGWVKVHSFTDPVENILDYKQWHLLQDGRRQAVTVRESKRHGKGLVVSLKGVDDRDQAQAYCGAEIAVDSAALPALPDGEYYWHQLEGLAVFTTSGIALGQVDHLLETGANDVLVVRATVDSVDDRERLIPYLPDQVVTAIDLAGKRMTVDWDPEF from the coding sequence ATGGGGTCCGCAAGTGAAGAGACCGTGCTTGGTCGTATCTCCGCGGTATTCGGGATCAAGGGTTGGGTGAAGGTCCATTCCTTTACGGATCCCGTAGAAAATATTCTCGACTACAAGCAGTGGCATTTACTGCAAGACGGACGGCGACAAGCGGTGACGGTGCGCGAGAGCAAGCGCCATGGCAAGGGTCTCGTCGTCAGTCTGAAGGGCGTGGATGACCGTGATCAGGCCCAGGCTTACTGTGGTGCAGAAATAGCTGTTGACAGTGCCGCGCTGCCAGCTTTGCCCGACGGGGAGTACTACTGGCACCAGCTGGAGGGGCTAGCGGTTTTTACCACATCAGGTATCGCTCTAGGTCAGGTTGACCATCTGCTTGAGACCGGAGCCAACGACGTGCTGGTGGTCCGGGCAACCGTGGATAGTGTGGACGACAGGGAAAGGTTGATACCCTACTTACCGGATCAGGTTGTGACGGCTATAGATCTGGCCGGCAAGCGCATGACGGTTGACTGGGATCCAGAGTTTTAA
- a CDS encoding DsbC family protein: protein MKYLFTLGVMFSLFMATGASAEVTAKDEKQIRQRLAQAIPGLEVTRISEAPFPDVYTVETRGQETLFTTADGSHLVVGELYQLTSGGVVNVTEQSRARQRAERIQAVAAEDLISYRPKGETKAVVNVFTDIDCPYCRKLHQEVPGLNEMGIQVNYLAFPRSGPNTPSFAKAVSAWCADDPAEAMNRAKSGRSLDSKTCDNPVLEQFQLGQQIGITGTPAIVLENGTMIGGYVPKERLAQALGLQ from the coding sequence ATGAAATACCTGTTTACCCTCGGTGTCATGTTTAGTCTGTTTATGGCTACAGGCGCTTCTGCTGAAGTCACCGCGAAAGATGAAAAACAGATCCGGCAGCGCTTGGCTCAGGCAATCCCCGGACTCGAAGTGACGCGGATATCCGAAGCACCGTTCCCTGATGTGTATACGGTTGAAACCCGAGGTCAGGAAACGCTCTTCACCACTGCGGATGGTAGCCATCTGGTCGTGGGTGAGCTGTATCAGCTGACCTCGGGAGGCGTTGTCAACGTGACCGAGCAGAGCCGTGCCCGGCAGCGCGCTGAGCGCATTCAGGCGGTAGCCGCTGAAGACCTGATTTCGTACCGCCCCAAGGGCGAAACCAAAGCGGTTGTCAACGTGTTCACGGATATAGACTGTCCCTACTGCCGCAAGCTGCACCAGGAAGTGCCCGGACTGAACGAAATGGGTATCCAGGTCAACTACCTCGCCTTTCCACGCTCAGGTCCCAACACGCCTTCTTTCGCCAAGGCAGTTTCTGCCTGGTGCGCTGATGATCCGGCGGAAGCGATGAATCGGGCCAAGAGCGGGCGTAGCCTCGACTCGAAGACCTGCGACAATCCCGTCCTGGAGCAGTTTCAGCTGGGTCAGCAGATCGGCATTACCGGTACGCCCGCCATCGTGCTCGAGAACGGCACCATGATCGGCGGCTACGTGCCCAAAGAGCGTCTCGCTCAGGCTCTTGGGCTGCAGTGA
- the ffh gene encoding signal recognition particle protein, whose protein sequence is MFDNLSERLSESLRKVSGQARLSDDNIKDTLREVRMALLEADVALPVVKSFVEAVRARAIGQEVSRSLTPGQAFIKVVQAELENVMGSANADLDLSVKPPAVILMAGLQGAGKTTTVAKLARFLRERKKKSVMVVSADIYRPAAIRQLETLAGDVGAMFHPSSENEKPVDIAQGAIEAARRKFADVLIIDTAGRLHIDESMMGEIRELHQFAKPVETLFVVDSMTGQDAANTAKAFGEALPLTGVVLTKTDGDARGGAALSVRYITGKPIKFLGVGEKTDALEPFHPDRVASRILGMGDVLSLIEEAERKLDRKKAEKLTKKISKGKSFDLEDFRDQLQQMKSMGGIGGLMDKLPGMGQLQQAAQEHVNDKSMGRLEAIICSMTPQERRYPDVINNSRKRRIAAGSGAQIQDVNRLLKQHKQMQKMMKKFGKKGGMANLMRGMGGMRPPGGGGMPPFGR, encoded by the coding sequence ATGTTCGATAATCTGAGTGAACGCCTGTCGGAAAGCCTGCGAAAGGTCAGCGGCCAGGCCCGGCTAAGCGACGACAATATAAAGGATACCTTGCGCGAAGTGCGCATGGCGCTACTTGAAGCCGATGTGGCCCTGCCGGTGGTGAAATCTTTCGTGGAGGCGGTTCGCGCGCGCGCCATCGGGCAGGAGGTGAGCCGCAGCCTTACCCCGGGCCAGGCCTTCATAAAGGTCGTCCAGGCGGAGCTCGAGAATGTCATGGGCTCGGCAAACGCCGACCTGGATTTGTCCGTAAAACCGCCCGCGGTTATTCTCATGGCGGGTCTCCAGGGCGCCGGCAAGACCACAACAGTCGCGAAACTCGCTCGTTTTCTCAGGGAGCGCAAGAAGAAATCGGTCATGGTTGTCAGTGCTGATATCTATCGGCCGGCGGCCATCCGACAGTTGGAGACATTGGCCGGCGATGTTGGGGCCATGTTTCACCCCAGCTCTGAAAACGAAAAGCCTGTAGATATTGCACAGGGCGCAATTGAGGCGGCACGGCGGAAATTTGCCGATGTCCTCATTATAGATACCGCGGGTCGCCTGCATATCGACGAGTCGATGATGGGTGAGATCCGGGAGTTGCATCAGTTTGCGAAGCCGGTTGAGACGCTGTTCGTCGTCGATTCCATGACCGGGCAGGACGCGGCCAATACAGCAAAGGCATTTGGTGAAGCGCTGCCGCTGACGGGCGTCGTTCTTACTAAAACTGATGGCGACGCCAGAGGCGGGGCTGCCTTGTCGGTTCGATACATCACCGGCAAGCCGATCAAGTTCCTGGGCGTAGGTGAGAAAACTGACGCGCTTGAGCCGTTCCACCCAGACCGGGTGGCATCGCGCATCCTGGGGATGGGGGATGTGCTTTCTCTTATAGAGGAAGCCGAGCGCAAGCTCGATCGCAAGAAGGCAGAGAAGCTAACCAAGAAAATTTCGAAGGGTAAGAGCTTTGATCTTGAGGACTTCCGCGATCAACTTCAGCAGATGAAGAGCATGGGTGGCATCGGCGGCTTAATGGACAAGCTGCCGGGCATGGGTCAGCTGCAGCAGGCCGCTCAGGAACATGTTAACGACAAAAGCATGGGCAGGCTTGAAGCGATCATCTGCTCAATGACGCCCCAGGAGCGTCGCTACCCGGATGTGATCAATAATTCGCGGAAGCGGCGTATCGCAGCTGGATCTGGTGCTCAGATTCAGGATGTGAACAGACTGTTGAAGCAGCACAAGCAGATGCAGAAAATGATGAAGAAGTTCGGCAAGAAGGGCGGCATGGCCAACCTGATGCGGGGAATGGGCGGGATGCGCCCGCCCGGCGGCGGCGGAATGCCACCGTTTGGCCGGTAA
- a CDS encoding homoserine dehydrogenase, translated as MKEVKIGICGLGTVGGGTVTVLQRNAELIAGRAGCRLIIAQAASRRRPEHIELGTIPFSDDIFQVVQNPEIDIVVELIGGCETALELVLAAIENGKHVVTANKALIAVHGNEIFEAAARHGVVVAFESSVAGGIPVLKAIREGLAANRINWLAGIINGTGNYILSEMRSGRAFDEVLREAQALGYAEADPTFDVEGIDAAHKLTILASSAFGVPLQFEKAYTEGIANITPYDISHAESLGYRIKHLGIARRQADGIELRVHPTLVPVRHLIANVDGVLNAVLVDGDAVGQTMYYGPGAGAEATASAVIADLVDVARSVAAGSSQRVPYLGFEPEALEELAVLPMEEVHSAFYLRIHALDRPGVLAKIASILSEHGINIESIMQKETEVQDNTIPVIILTHTVKERQINRAIADLEALPDIPQRVVRIRAEHFPD; from the coding sequence TTGAAAGAGGTCAAAATCGGGATCTGTGGCCTGGGAACTGTCGGCGGAGGCACCGTCACGGTACTGCAGAGGAATGCTGAGCTAATTGCCGGTCGCGCAGGGTGTCGACTGATTATTGCGCAGGCCGCGTCACGCCGCCGCCCGGAGCATATTGAGCTTGGCACCATCCCGTTCTCGGATGACATTTTTCAGGTGGTGCAGAACCCCGAGATAGACATCGTCGTTGAGTTGATCGGTGGCTGCGAAACCGCGCTGGAGCTCGTGCTGGCAGCCATTGAAAACGGCAAGCACGTGGTGACCGCCAACAAAGCGCTGATTGCTGTGCACGGTAACGAGATCTTCGAGGCTGCGGCGCGGCACGGGGTCGTTGTTGCCTTCGAGTCCAGCGTCGCCGGCGGTATTCCGGTGTTGAAGGCAATCCGCGAAGGGCTGGCAGCCAATCGGATCAATTGGCTGGCCGGCATCATCAACGGTACCGGCAACTATATCCTGTCTGAAATGCGCAGTGGTCGGGCCTTTGATGAGGTCCTGCGCGAGGCCCAGGCACTGGGCTATGCCGAGGCTGACCCGACGTTCGACGTGGAGGGCATTGACGCTGCGCACAAGCTGACGATTCTGGCGTCTTCGGCATTCGGTGTACCCCTTCAGTTTGAGAAGGCTTACACCGAAGGGATCGCCAACATTACGCCTTACGATATCTCCCATGCTGAAAGCCTGGGCTACCGCATCAAGCACCTGGGGATCGCCCGCCGCCAGGCCGACGGTATTGAGCTGCGGGTGCACCCGACACTCGTCCCTGTCCGGCATTTGATTGCCAACGTTGATGGCGTTCTGAACGCTGTCCTGGTGGACGGTGACGCGGTGGGGCAGACCATGTATTACGGCCCGGGTGCAGGGGCCGAAGCCACTGCTTCGGCGGTTATCGCGGATCTGGTGGACGTTGCGCGCTCGGTCGCGGCGGGTAGCTCCCAGCGTGTGCCCTACCTTGGTTTTGAGCCGGAGGCACTGGAAGAGCTGGCGGTTCTGCCGATGGAAGAGGTCCACTCAGCGTTTTACCTGCGTATCCATGCGCTTGATCGGCCCGGGGTGCTGGCCAAAATTGCCTCGATTCTCAGCGAGCATGGCATCAATATTGAGTCGATCATGCAGAAGGAGACCGAAGTCCAGGACAATACCATTCCGGTGATTATCCTGACCCACACGGTTAAAGAACGCCAGATCAACCGGGCTATTGCTGACCTGGAGGCCCTGCCTGACATACCCCAGCGCGTGGTCCGGATACGCGCCGAACATTTTCCTGACTGA
- the rpsP gene encoding 30S ribosomal protein S16, translating to MVSIRLSRAGSKKRPFYHLAVADSRNARDGRFIERVGFFNPVARGQEERLRIDQERVSFWLGQGAQASERVSRLLKEVAK from the coding sequence ATGGTATCAATCCGCTTGTCTCGCGCCGGCTCAAAGAAGCGCCCTTTTTATCACTTGGCCGTTGCTGATAGCCGCAATGCCCGCGATGGCCGTTTTATTGAGCGCGTCGGTTTTTTCAATCCGGTGGCCCGTGGTCAGGAAGAGCGTCTGCGCATCGACCAGGAGCGTGTGTCCTTCTGGCTGGGTCAGGGCGCCCAGGCCAGCGAGCGTGTTTCCAGACTGCTGAAAGAAGTCGCCAAGTAA
- the thrC gene encoding threonine synthase, with protein sequence MRYISTRGQAPALGFEDVLLTGLAPDGGLYVPEFLPRFSPEEISSWRGLSYEELAFKVVFPFVEEAIPADDFREMLAETYRVFAHKAVAPLVQIDSNEWVMELFRGPTLAFKDFALQLLGRLLDYVLERRNQHVVIMGATSGDTGSAAIEGCRHCKHVDIFILHPHERVSEVQRRQMTTVPGENIHNLAIRGNFDDCQQMVKESFGQQAFLGGKTQLVAVNSINWARIMAQIVYYFHASLALGGPQRSMAFSVPTGNFGDVFAGYLAREMGLPIEQLVVATNRNDILHRFFSGNRYEKHALAHSLSPSMDIMISSNFERLLFDLYGRDGKAVDDLLKSFQSGPVQIEDHRWKRARALFDSYAVDDDLTCATISRVFTECEYLLDPHTAIGVEAARKCRRDAGTPMITLGTAHPAKFPEAVRRSSISVEPKLPLHLDDLFDREERYTVLDNDRQQVQDFIARNWKFAG encoded by the coding sequence GTGAGATACATCAGCACCCGGGGGCAGGCCCCCGCCCTTGGCTTTGAAGATGTCCTGCTGACCGGCCTCGCGCCCGACGGCGGGCTTTATGTGCCCGAATTCCTGCCGCGGTTTTCGCCTGAGGAAATCAGCTCCTGGCGAGGTCTCAGTTACGAGGAGCTGGCTTTCAAGGTCGTGTTTCCGTTTGTTGAGGAAGCGATCCCGGCTGATGATTTCAGGGAGATGCTCGCTGAAACCTACCGTGTGTTTGCCCATAAGGCCGTAGCGCCCCTGGTTCAGATTGATTCCAACGAATGGGTGATGGAACTGTTCCGCGGTCCTACGCTGGCATTCAAGGATTTCGCACTACAGTTACTTGGCCGTTTGCTGGATTACGTGCTGGAGCGCCGCAATCAACACGTCGTCATTATGGGCGCGACATCAGGTGATACCGGGTCGGCGGCGATAGAGGGTTGTCGCCACTGCAAGCACGTGGATATCTTTATTCTCCATCCCCATGAGCGGGTGTCTGAGGTGCAGCGCCGTCAGATGACGACGGTGCCGGGCGAGAATATCCACAACCTGGCGATTCGGGGCAATTTCGATGACTGTCAACAGATGGTCAAAGAGAGCTTCGGCCAACAGGCATTTCTTGGCGGAAAGACTCAACTTGTAGCCGTCAATTCCATTAACTGGGCACGCATCATGGCCCAGATTGTCTATTACTTTCATGCCTCGCTTGCGCTAGGCGGGCCGCAGCGCAGCATGGCGTTTTCGGTGCCTACCGGCAATTTTGGCGATGTGTTTGCCGGGTACCTGGCGCGGGAAATGGGACTGCCAATTGAACAGTTGGTGGTCGCGACCAACCGCAATGACATCCTGCACCGGTTCTTCAGCGGCAACCGCTACGAGAAGCACGCGCTGGCCCATAGCCTGTCGCCGAGCATGGACATCATGATTTCCAGCAATTTCGAGCGGCTGTTATTCGATCTCTACGGTCGCGACGGCAAAGCGGTGGATGATCTGCTCAAAAGCTTCCAGAGCGGCCCGGTACAAATCGAGGACCACCGTTGGAAGCGTGCCCGCGCGCTTTTCGACAGCTACGCTGTGGACGACGACCTGACCTGTGCGACCATTAGCCGTGTATTCACCGAATGTGAGTACCTGCTGGACCCACACACGGCCATTGGTGTCGAGGCCGCACGGAAGTGCCGCCGTGACGCTGGGACCCCGATGATTACACTGGGCACTGCCCATCCGGCCAAATTCCCGGAAGCCGTCCGTCGGTCGAGCATATCGGTCGAGCCCAAGCTGCCGCTCCATCTTGACGATCTGTTTGATCGGGAAGAGCGTTATACCGTGCTCGACAATGACCGACAGCAGGTACAGGACTTTATCGCCAGGAACTGGAAGTTTGCCGGTTAG
- the xerD gene encoding site-specific tyrosine recombinase XerD, translated as MAEPEYGSALVDEFCDALWLESGLSEQTRASYRSDLLQFSRWLSSQPGQPQLQQAQRSHVLGYLGSALSRGNKASTSARRLSCLRRFFRFLMREGRVTEDPTLKIDGPQVSRRIPDSLSEADVERLLDAPCVEEPLGLRDRAMLELLYACGLRVSELVGLRLFQVNLNQGVIRIVGKGNKERLVPMGTEAADWMALYLKQARAALAGKAQTDYIFPGKGGEGLTRQAFWYRIKLYAGLAGIAKPLSPHTLRHAFATHLLNHGADLRVVQMLLGHSDLSTTQIYTHVARQRLHALHGQHHPRG; from the coding sequence ATGGCTGAACCGGAGTATGGGTCGGCTTTGGTCGACGAGTTCTGCGATGCCTTGTGGCTTGAGTCGGGTCTCAGTGAACAGACGCGGGCCTCGTACCGTAGTGATCTGTTGCAGTTTTCCCGATGGCTGTCATCCCAGCCGGGCCAGCCTCAGCTTCAGCAGGCCCAGCGCAGCCACGTACTCGGTTACCTCGGGTCGGCCCTGAGCCGGGGCAACAAGGCAAGCACTTCTGCGCGACGACTGTCCTGCCTGCGCCGTTTCTTCCGGTTTCTGATGAGAGAGGGGCGCGTCACCGAAGACCCAACCCTCAAGATTGATGGCCCCCAGGTCTCCCGTCGTATTCCCGATTCATTATCCGAGGCTGACGTTGAGCGGCTATTGGATGCTCCCTGCGTAGAGGAACCGCTGGGTTTGCGTGACAGAGCCATGTTGGAACTACTCTATGCGTGCGGCTTACGGGTATCCGAGTTGGTGGGGCTACGACTTTTTCAGGTGAACCTCAATCAGGGGGTGATCCGTATCGTCGGTAAAGGTAACAAGGAGCGGCTGGTGCCGATGGGCACGGAAGCGGCGGATTGGATGGCACTTTACCTTAAACAGGCGCGTGCCGCGCTCGCGGGAAAAGCCCAGACTGACTACATTTTCCCAGGCAAGGGTGGCGAGGGATTAACCCGGCAGGCATTCTGGTATCGTATCAAGCTGTATGCGGGCCTGGCAGGTATAGCGAAGCCCCTTTCACCCCATACACTGCGTCATGCATTTGCCACTCATCTGCTTAATCACGGGGCCGACCTGCGAGTGGTGCAAATGTTGCTGGGGCACAGCGACCTCTCGACGACCCAGATTTATACCCATGTGGCTCGGCAGAGATTGCACGCGCTTCATGGCCAGCATCACCCCCGCGGGTAG
- a CDS encoding cytochrome C assembly family protein, with protein MGTLILAVTTLLLYSIGTSLQALALRGKLPPDGASGHWTGVLALISHGALASDLIWQREGLDFGTFPASVGISALIVAILLIVGWRKKAVLSLLVVAYPLAALTIIASLLLDAPSHVLVRPTVGLLAHVVLSVTAYSLFTLAAAQAVLLTLQSYRLKHNYNSVFVRNLPPLQTMESLLFDLILAGVILLTLAIISGALFMDDLFAQHLAHKTVFSLLAWLVFTSLLIGRQFKGWRGLVATRWTLVGSAFLMLGYYGSKFVLEFAFRT; from the coding sequence ATGGGTACATTGATTCTGGCAGTGACCACACTGCTGCTGTACAGCATCGGCACCAGCCTGCAGGCATTAGCATTGCGGGGAAAACTCCCGCCCGACGGCGCAAGCGGCCACTGGACTGGTGTGCTCGCCCTGATATCGCATGGTGCTCTGGCCTCGGATCTTATCTGGCAGCGGGAAGGATTGGACTTCGGGACATTCCCTGCGTCAGTCGGCATCTCCGCGTTGATAGTGGCCATACTGCTGATAGTCGGGTGGCGCAAAAAAGCGGTGCTGAGCCTCCTGGTTGTGGCATACCCTCTGGCCGCCCTGACCATCATCGCCAGCCTGCTGCTGGACGCGCCTTCACATGTATTGGTCCGCCCCACCGTCGGGCTGCTGGCCCATGTTGTCCTGTCGGTGACCGCCTATAGCCTGTTCACGCTGGCAGCAGCCCAGGCCGTTCTGCTGACGCTGCAAAGCTACCGCCTAAAACACAACTACAACAGCGTTTTTGTACGCAATCTGCCGCCGCTTCAGACTATGGAGTCGCTTCTGTTTGACCTGATCCTGGCCGGCGTCATTCTTTTAACGCTGGCAATCATCAGCGGTGCGCTTTTTATGGATGATCTTTTTGCGCAGCATCTTGCCCACAAAACAGTGTTCTCGCTGCTGGCCTGGCTGGTTTTCACGAGCCTGCTGATAGGCCGGCAATTTAAAGGCTGGCGGGGACTGGTTGCGACGCGCTGGACATTGGTCGGCAGCGCCTTTCTCATGCTCGGCTACTACGGCAGCAAGTTCGTACTCGAATTCGCCTTCAGAACCTGA
- a CDS encoding HlyC/CorC family transporter, translating to MDDISSTSLIIYLSVLVLLSGFFSSSETGMMALNRYRLKHLAKTGHRGAKNTQRLLERLDRLIGVILIGNNFVNIAASAIATVLCIRLYGDAGIAIATIGLTIIILIFGEVTPKTLAALFPERIAFPASYILGPLLKLLFPLVWLVNLVTAGLMKLMGVDRDEASKDHLSQDELRTIVNEAGALIPKKHRDMLVSILDLEKVTVNDIMVPRNEIVGIDLEDDMESILRQLRASQHTRLPVYRGDINNIAGILHLRNSSKLLQTDELTANTLLDLARDPYFIPESTPLHTQLINFQKAKRRIGVVVDEYGDVLGIATLEDILEEIVGEFTTDFAASSSPDILPQDDGTYIIDGSTHIRAINKALKTNVPTDGPKTLNGLITEALEAIPETNVCLRTAGLRIEVLQIKDNVIRAAKVYPVTRRRRRRKA from the coding sequence TTGGACGATATCTCATCCACCAGCCTGATCATCTACCTGTCGGTTCTGGTTCTGCTGTCCGGCTTTTTCTCAAGCTCTGAAACGGGAATGATGGCGCTGAATCGCTATCGCCTGAAACACCTGGCAAAAACCGGGCATCGCGGCGCGAAGAATACGCAGCGCCTGCTTGAACGCCTGGATCGCCTGATCGGTGTCATCCTTATTGGCAATAATTTCGTCAATATTGCAGCCTCTGCGATCGCCACCGTGCTATGCATCAGACTGTATGGCGACGCCGGCATTGCCATCGCGACGATCGGCCTCACCATTATCATCCTGATTTTCGGTGAGGTGACACCAAAGACGCTCGCAGCGCTTTTTCCAGAGCGGATTGCCTTTCCCGCCTCCTACATCCTTGGCCCGTTGCTGAAGCTGCTTTTTCCGCTTGTCTGGCTGGTCAATCTAGTGACAGCCGGATTGATGAAATTAATGGGCGTTGATCGGGACGAGGCCAGCAAGGACCACCTGAGCCAGGACGAACTGCGCACCATCGTTAACGAAGCCGGCGCCCTCATCCCGAAAAAGCACCGGGACATGCTCGTCAGCATCCTTGATCTTGAGAAAGTCACGGTCAACGACATCATGGTGCCCCGTAACGAAATCGTCGGCATAGATCTGGAAGACGACATGGAGTCCATTCTCCGTCAACTCAGAGCCAGCCAACACACCCGACTTCCCGTTTACCGCGGCGATATCAATAACATTGCGGGCATTCTCCACCTGCGCAATTCGAGCAAGCTCTTGCAAACCGACGAATTGACCGCCAATACGCTGCTCGACCTTGCCCGCGACCCCTATTTCATTCCGGAAAGCACACCGCTTCACACGCAGTTGATCAACTTTCAGAAAGCGAAGCGCCGTATCGGCGTGGTTGTCGATGAGTACGGAGATGTTCTGGGCATTGCGACGCTGGAAGACATACTGGAAGAGATTGTCGGCGAGTTTACAACCGATTTTGCCGCCAGCAGCAGCCCTGACATACTGCCCCAGGACGACGGGACTTACATTATCGACGGTTCGACCCATATCAGAGCCATTAATAAAGCGCTGAAGACCAACGTTCCCACCGATGGCCCGAAAACCCTGAACGGGCTTATCACCGAAGCGCTGGAGGCTATTCCTGAAACCAATGTCTGCCTGCGTACTGCCGGGCTGAGAATAGAAGTGCTACAGATCAAAGATAACGTCATAAGGGCTGCCAAGGTTTATCCAGTCACCCGCCGACGCAGACGCCGCAAGGCATGA
- the trmD gene encoding tRNA (guanosine(37)-N1)-methyltransferase TrmD, with protein MWVGAVTLFPEMFNAVTAYGITGRAVKEGILSVELWNPRDFTYDRHRSVDDRPYGGGPGMLMKVEPLRAAIRAARAAAPVPVRTVYLSPQGRPFNQAAVEELASLEGLILIAGRYEGVDERILESEIDDEISLGDFVLSGGELGAMAIIDAVTRLLPGALGHGDSAAQDSFANGLLDCPHYTRPEVFEGRQVPPVLLGGNHQNIRRWRLKQALGRTWQRRPDLIEAKSLSVEERKLLDEFISECDGSGRPGH; from the coding sequence ATGTGGGTCGGCGCTGTAACGCTTTTTCCCGAGATGTTTAACGCCGTGACGGCCTACGGCATCACTGGGCGGGCGGTAAAAGAAGGGATTCTTTCGGTGGAGTTGTGGAATCCGCGGGATTTCACCTACGATCGCCACCGCAGTGTTGACGACCGCCCATACGGGGGCGGGCCTGGCATGCTGATGAAGGTTGAACCGCTCAGGGCGGCAATCCGGGCAGCCCGGGCAGCAGCTCCGGTACCGGTGAGAACCGTCTACCTCTCGCCACAAGGGCGTCCGTTTAACCAGGCGGCAGTTGAAGAGTTAGCGTCCCTTGAGGGGCTGATACTGATTGCCGGGCGCTATGAAGGTGTCGACGAGCGAATCCTGGAGTCCGAGATTGATGACGAAATCTCGCTGGGAGACTTCGTTCTCAGCGGTGGTGAGCTCGGAGCCATGGCCATCATTGATGCCGTTACGCGATTGCTTCCTGGCGCGTTAGGCCACGGAGATTCAGCGGCTCAAGACTCGTTTGCGAACGGTCTCCTGGATTGCCCGCATTACACGCGCCCGGAAGTATTCGAGGGGCGCCAGGTTCCGCCAGTCTTACTGGGCGGCAACCATCAGAACATACGACGTTGGCGGCTAAAGCAGGCGTTGGGAAGGACCTGGCAACGGCGTCCGGATTTGATTGAAGCGAAATCACTCTCTGTGGAAGAGCGTAAGCTTCTGGATGAATTTATTAGCGAATGTGATGGCTCCGGACGTCCGGGTCATTAA